GTTCACGTTCCTTTGGAAGTCTGTTTCCTGTTTTCTCACAGTCTTAATGGCCTTTTCTTTCTTGACAATTGTCTGTGCGAACTTCTTAATCCATTTTCAGCTTTAAACAGATATTTTGGGTATTCAATTTTTTATCTTCAGTAAATAAAAACGCTTTTTATCGAAATCCGCCATAAGTGTTTTAGGGTTTCTGCTGCGTACGTGTTAAATTTCTTGGTTAACAAGTATTATCATGAATTCACCAGCTGGTAATTCAAATGGTATTATATTTGACGTTATAGGTACTTTTTTTGCTCCGTTTTTGTTTATGAAAAATACCGTTTTTACCTCAATGTCTCTACCAACTGTTTCGTTAACAAAAACTTCAACGTATCTGTCTTGAACAAGGTTTAAATTTCCCAAAACAATCAGTCCTTTGTCTTGTTTCCAATAACTGTAGTTTGCAGTTAAACCGTCTTGATAATTTAAATATACGTATCTAAACTCACCCTCAAAGAAATCCGAGAGTTTATCTCTTATTGCAAGCAGCTTTTTAAGATAATTATACATGTTAAAATCTGCTTTATCCCAGTGAAGTGCGTAATAGTCAAAGAATGCCAGTTTTCCATAAAATTGATCGTCTGGTGACAAAACTGTCTTTCCAAATATTGTATTGTCAAGTCCAAGGTTCATGGGTTGAATTTCCTCAATCTCTTGTCCTGTGTTTACATAAGGTATAGCATTAGGTGAGAAATATAATAAAGCAGGCGCGAGGTATTTAAGCTTATCTCCATTTTCCCTTATCACAATCCTTGGTGTATCAGGTGTTTCACATGATGCAATAAATGGAATTCTTAAATATGGTATTATTTCTTCAACAAATTTGTAAAGTTCTCTTGGCCTTGCAACCGCGTACCAACTGTTGCCAAGTATACAATCGTATCCTTCATTCATAGCCTTTTCGTCGTTCTTCATTTCAAGTTCTTCAGCTATGAAAGCAAAAGCTGGATCAATTTCCTTTGCTTTGGAGATTATCATATCTTGAAGTTTAGAAGGTAGTGCATGCCCCATATCGATTCTTGCACCATCTATTCCAAAGCGTTTTTGATACGAAGGTATTATATTTGCCAGATAGTCCCAAAGCTCTTTGTTTGGTTCATTTCCTGGAAACTTACTGGCTTTTACTACGTCAAACAGTACATAAGGTGGCTGGTCTTTTGGTAGGTATTTCTGACTCTCAGCTGGATGGTCAAGATACAATCTTAGGAATGTTACATCATCCCAAGTTGGTTGAGGATCATTTATCCAATCAGAAAATCCAGGAGGTGTGATTATTCCAAATTCTTTAGCAATGTTTGATAGAATGTCACCTTTCATTTTCTTTACCTTTTGCCATTTTTTTGAATCAATTTTATCCGGTGATAATGTAAATTTGCTAAGATGAGTTTTAACTTCTTGATTTGAATAAACTATTTCTAAATCTTCTGGATCAGGGATTTTAAATGGAAGTCCCGGTATATGAGGGGGTTTGTAACTTGCAACTTCTTCAATTTTAATCCAATAAAACCAATCTGGATGTTCAGTAATTAGGTCACTATCTCGTGCTGCTGTTCTTGGTATAAAGTCAAGAATCACACGTATACCAAGCACGTGAGCCGCTTGAACCAATGCTTTGAATTGTTCATCCACTGATATACCATTTAGAAGAGGATCGTGATAAGAACTGTCAAGTTCCACAGGATTTTTTACAGCATATGGTGAACCAATTTCACCTTTCTTAAATACATCGCTCATTTTTGATATCGGGAGCATGTAAAGTACGTTTATTCCCATGTTTTTAAGGTATGGTAGAAATCCAATCATTTTCAAGAACGTACCAGATTCTTTGTAGCCAAATATATCTTCTGGTTCAAAGCTGCCAAATCCCTTATGATTATACGCAACAGTTGTTCTTGGAAGAGAACCATACATTTTAGATTTCCTTAACCAACTTGTATCCTTCTCTCCATTAAGTTGTGCTAGGGATTTGGAATAATCTAAACTTTTGTCGTTTTCAAGTATGCTGTCAATTACAAAGCTATAATATTCGTAAGGATCAACAAAGTAGTGCCCATCCTTTATGGAAACCTTTCCAGTATAATTTGAAATAAACCAATGTTTTGGTAAAGCGTACAGAGTTTTTCCTGTAATCTTACTTTTTAAGTAGTCTTTCAAGTTCCTTAATTCGGTCATCATATTCCTCCTTTCAATTTACAGCTACTTTGGTAATTATATCATAAAACAAGAAATTCGCTATGCAAAATCACATAATGTATTACTCTCTTGACTAAAAATTGTATTGGTTGTATAATCATTTCTGCTGGACGGAGGCGTGTCCGAACTGGCTAAGGAGCCGGTCTTGAAAATCGGTGGTGGTCAAACCACCGTGTGGGTTCGAGTCCCACCGCCTCCGCCATTTTTTCGAAACAAAGGCACGTTAAACGTGCCTTTTATTTTATTGTACAGATTTTTGGGCAAGCTCGCGCATCTTCTTATTTAAGTCTTCTACTTCTTGTTCAAAGTACCACGATGTAAGCATTAAGAGAAATCCACATACAAACCAAAAGTATGCGCTAATTTCAAGTGCCGAACCAAGTGTACCGAGTGAAACAGCTAAAGCACCACCTACAAAACGTCCAACCCCGCTACCTACTGAATCTGTAAGGTTGAATATAGAAAATATTCTTCCTCTGTCCTTCGGTTCATTTACATTTAAGAGCATCATCTTTACATT
The window above is part of the Fervidobacterium sp. genome. Proteins encoded here:
- a CDS encoding alpha-amylase family glycosyl hydrolase, producing the protein MTELRNLKDYLKSKITGKTLYALPKHWFISNYTGKVSIKDGHYFVDPYEYYSFVIDSILENDKSLDYSKSLAQLNGEKDTSWLRKSKMYGSLPRTTVAYNHKGFGSFEPEDIFGYKESGTFLKMIGFLPYLKNMGINVLYMLPISKMSDVFKKGEIGSPYAVKNPVELDSSYHDPLLNGISVDEQFKALVQAAHVLGIRVILDFIPRTAARDSDLITEHPDWFYWIKIEEVASYKPPHIPGLPFKIPDPEDLEIVYSNQEVKTHLSKFTLSPDKIDSKKWQKVKKMKGDILSNIAKEFGIITPPGFSDWINDPQPTWDDVTFLRLYLDHPAESQKYLPKDQPPYVLFDVVKASKFPGNEPNKELWDYLANIIPSYQKRFGIDGARIDMGHALPSKLQDMIISKAKEIDPAFAFIAEELEMKNDEKAMNEGYDCILGNSWYAVARPRELYKFVEEIIPYLRIPFIASCETPDTPRIVIRENGDKLKYLAPALLYFSPNAIPYVNTGQEIEEIQPMNLGLDNTIFGKTVLSPDDQFYGKLAFFDYYALHWDKADFNMYNYLKKLLAIRDKLSDFFEGEFRYVYLNYQDGLTANYSYWKQDKGLIVLGNLNLVQDRYVEVFVNETVGRDIEVKTVFFINKNGAKKVPITSNIIPFELPAGEFMIILVNQEI